A genomic window from Bubalus bubalis isolate 160015118507 breed Murrah chromosome X, NDDB_SH_1, whole genome shotgun sequence includes:
- the LOC102406836 gene encoding NHS-like protein 2 isoform X2, translated as MPFYRRTVVPQRLCPRNPPQPLTELRDVSHLAALSVLRQLADLCGHSLALLEDLEGHLLALGRRTDSLFRRTVRLRRRLPYRLLGREDHEEELDPVLS; from the coding sequence ATGCCGTTCTACAGGCGCACGGTGGTGCCCCAGCGCCTGTGCCCGCGAAACCCGCCACAGCCGCTGACCGAGCTCCGCGACGTGAGCCACCTGGCCGCGCTCAGCGTGCTCCGGCAGCTCGCCGACCTCTGCGGCCACTCGTTGGCTCTGCTCGAGGACCTCGAGGGGCACCTGCTGGCCCTGGGGCGCCGCACCGACAGTCTGTTCCGGCGCACCGTGCGCCTCCGCCGCCGCCTTCCCTACCGCCTGCTCGGCCGGGAGGACCACGAGGAAGAGTTAG